In Eleutherodactylus coqui strain aEleCoq1 chromosome 11, aEleCoq1.hap1, whole genome shotgun sequence, a single window of DNA contains:
- the FEN1 gene encoding flap endonuclease 1, giving the protein MGIQGLAKLIADVAPGAIKENDIKSYFGRKVAVDASMCIYQFLIAVRQDGNVLQNEDGETTSHLMGMFYRTIRMVEHGIKPVYVFDGKPPQLKSGELTKRSERRAEAEKLLEAAQEAGEVENIEKFNKRLVKVTKQHNDECKNLLKLMGIPYVEAPCEAEATCAALVKAGKVYAAATEDMDALTFGTPLLLRHLTASEAKKLPIQEFHLSRALQDIGITQDQFIDLCILLGSDYCETIRGIGPKKAIELIRQHKSIEEIMDNIDLKKYPVPEKWLHKEARQLFLEPEVIDVNDVDLKWVDPDEDALVSFMCGEKQFSEDRIRNGAKKLAKNRHGSTQGRLDDFFKVTGSISSTKRKEAETKGSAKKKAKGASTPAGKFKRGK; this is encoded by the coding sequence atgggaattcaAGGCTTGGCTAAACTGATCGCTGATGTGGCGCCCGGAGCCATAAAAGAGAATGACATAAAGAGTTACTTTGGGCGTAAGGTGGCAGTGGACGCTTCTATGTGCATCTACCAGTTTCTTATCGCCGTGCGGCAGGATGGTAACGTGCTGCAGAACGAGGACGGTGAAACCACCAGTCACTTAATGGGTATGTTCTATCGTACGATCCGTATGGTGGAGCACGGCATCAAGCCTGTTTATGTGTTTGATGGGAAACCACCCCAGCTGAAGTCAGGTGAGCTGACCAAGCGCAGTGAAAGGAGGGCAGAAGCTGAGAAACTGCTGGAGGCGGCGCAAGAAGCCGGTGAAGTGGAGAACATTGAGAAATTCAATAAGAGGCTTGTGAAGGTGACAAAACAACACAACGACGAGTGCAAAAATCTGCTTAAGTTAATGGGCATCCCTTACGTTGAAGCACCTTGTGAGGCCGAAGCCACATGTGCCGCTCTGGTGAAAGCTGGGAAAGTCTATGCTGCAGCCACTGAAGATATGGATGCCTTGACTTTTGGCACTCCGCTGCTGCTGCGTCACCTCACTGCTAGCGAGGCCAAAAAGCTGCCGATCCAGGAGTTTCATCTCAGCCGGGCTCTGCAGGACATAGGGATCACACAAGATCAGTTTATTGACCTCTGCATACTGCTCGGTAGTGATTACTGTGAAACCATTCGTGGTATTGGCCCGAAGAAGGCTATTGAACTGATCCGTCAACATAAAAGTATAGAAGAGATCATGGATAACATTGACCTTAAGAAATACCCCGTGCCTGAAAAGTGGCTGCACAAAGAAGCTCGCCAGCTCTTCCTAGAGCCCGAGGTGATTGATGTCAATGATGTGGACCTGAAGTGGGTTGATCCGGATGAGGATGCTCTGGTGTCCTTCATGTGCGGAGAGAAGCAGTTCAGTGAAGACCGTATACGTAATGGAGCCAAGAAGCTGGCTAAGAACCGTCATGGCAGTACGCAGGGCCGACTAGATGACTTCTTCAAGGTAACCGGATCCATCAGCTCTACCAAGAGGAAGGAAGCGGAGACCAAAGGATCGGCTAAGAAAAAGGCAAAAGGCGCAAGCACCCCAGCTGGGAAGTTTAAGAGGGGCAAGTGA